In Mucilaginibacter celer, one DNA window encodes the following:
- a CDS encoding peptidase domain-containing ABC transporter, which yields MNNQYKGFVLQQDQADCGVACLLSVIRYYGGDNNLEELRKLSGTSVTGTTLLGLYQAAKKCGFNAEGCEADTQILADYNMPCILHVKNSHYVVFYNVIKKGATLKFVIGDPEKGIIYLPEEDLKLLWISGKCLELTPDSSFKKAADIRKEKIRWIYSVIRNDIALLGVATILGILISVLGLALAIFSQRLIDDILPHKAIVKLEAGLALILLLLLLKEFLSLLRQRLLISQSRDFNNRIINFFYDRLLYLPKPFFDSRKTGDLTARLNDTARIQKVISQLAGNVVTDAVVVLVSCVFIFIYSPVIGLATIIIAPLFYLLIHFNLKKIVSGQTGIMQAYAQCEGNYISTLQGIDTIKNHNKLSLFSFSNKRYFENYQANIFLLGKLQVTLSFVVNIFCVCFLTGVLAYCSYEVLNNQLKVGQMMAVIGISSTLLPGIANLALTAVPVNEARVAFNRMFEFTLALPESLANGEEPDDINSITLSHVAFRYPGRPPVLADISFRLQKGEAIALIGENGCGKSTLTQIIQKHLLYESGSIHINDTLELWAINTSVWRKLSCIVPQQPFIFNSTILENIAFDDAVNNTQAVIDFLATYGFDEFFNRMPQSVYTLVGEEGLKLSGGQKQLVALARAAYSRPKLLILDEVTAAMDSETEFFTFNLLQKLKADITIIFISHKLHLLNNLCDRMVIITKGMVGAMGSAPELLKQDNLYSTYMHNMLKIYSTSYAG from the coding sequence ATGAATAACCAATACAAAGGTTTTGTTTTACAGCAAGATCAGGCCGACTGTGGGGTAGCTTGTTTGCTTTCTGTGATCCGGTATTACGGGGGCGACAATAATCTCGAAGAGCTCAGAAAACTATCAGGAACATCTGTTACCGGGACAACATTATTGGGACTTTACCAGGCAGCAAAAAAATGCGGGTTTAATGCCGAAGGCTGCGAAGCAGATACCCAAATACTTGCCGATTATAATATGCCTTGCATACTGCACGTAAAAAACAGCCATTACGTGGTTTTTTATAACGTTATCAAAAAGGGGGCAACGCTAAAATTTGTTATCGGCGATCCGGAAAAAGGCATCATATATTTACCAGAAGAAGATCTTAAACTATTGTGGATCTCGGGAAAATGCCTTGAATTAACACCCGACAGCTCTTTTAAAAAAGCTGCCGACATCAGGAAGGAAAAAATACGATGGATCTACAGTGTAATTCGTAACGATATCGCATTATTGGGTGTAGCCACAATACTTGGAATATTGATCTCGGTTTTGGGCCTTGCGCTGGCCATTTTTTCGCAGCGATTAATTGATGATATCTTGCCGCACAAAGCCATCGTTAAACTCGAAGCAGGCCTTGCCCTTATTTTGCTGTTATTGTTATTGAAAGAATTTTTATCCCTGCTGCGGCAAAGGCTTTTAATTTCGCAAAGCCGTGATTTTAATAACAGGATCATCAATTTTTTTTATGACCGCCTGCTTTATCTGCCAAAACCTTTTTTTGACAGCCGCAAAACCGGCGATTTAACTGCAAGGCTGAATGATACTGCACGAATACAAAAAGTAATTAGCCAGCTTGCCGGTAATGTTGTTACAGATGCCGTAGTGGTGCTGGTTTCGTGTGTGTTTATATTTATCTATTCGCCTGTAATAGGTTTGGCCACCATTATTATTGCTCCTTTGTTTTACCTGCTAATCCATTTTAACCTTAAAAAAATTGTTAGCGGGCAAACCGGTATTATGCAGGCTTATGCACAGTGCGAGGGTAATTATATTTCAACACTGCAGGGTATCGATACCATTAAAAATCATAACAAGCTTAGCCTGTTTTCTTTTAGTAACAAACGTTATTTTGAAAATTACCAGGCTAATATCTTTTTACTGGGTAAGCTCCAGGTAACACTATCATTTGTTGTTAATATATTTTGTGTATGTTTTTTAACAGGAGTACTGGCTTACTGCAGCTATGAGGTTTTGAACAACCAACTAAAAGTTGGGCAAATGATGGCTGTAATAGGGATCTCGAGTACCTTATTGCCGGGCATTGCCAACCTGGCTTTAACCGCGGTGCCTGTAAACGAAGCGCGGGTAGCGTTTAACAGGATGTTTGAATTTACCCTTGCGCTTCCCGAAAGCCTGGCTAACGGTGAAGAGCCGGATGATATAAACAGTATAACCTTGTCGCACGTGGCATTTAGGTATCCGGGGCGACCGCCTGTTTTGGCAGATATATCCTTCCGCCTGCAAAAGGGCGAAGCTATAGCCCTTATCGGCGAAAATGGCTGCGGAAAAAGTACTTTAACCCAAATCATCCAGAAACACCTGCTGTATGAAAGTGGCAGCATCCATATTAATGATACATTGGAGCTATGGGCAATAAATACATCGGTATGGCGCAAACTATCGTGCATTGTGCCTCAGCAACCTTTTATTTTTAACAGCACCATACTTGAAAACATAGCCTTCGATGATGCCGTAAATAACACACAGGCTGTTATTGATTTTTTAGCTACCTATGGTTTTGATGAGTTCTTTAACAGGATGCCTCAATCTGTTTACACCCTGGTTGGCGAAGAAGGGCTAAAACTATCGGGCGGGCAAAAGCAGCTGGTAGCTTTGGCCCGTGCGGCTTACTCAAGGCCTAAACTATTGATACTTGATGAGGTTACGGCTGCGATGGATAGCGAAACCGAATTTTTTACATTTAATTTGCTGCAGAAACTTAAGGCCGATATAACAATCATCTTTATCTCGCATAAGTTACACCTTCTTAATAATTTATGCGATAGGATGGTGATTATAACCAAGGGTATGGTAGGCGCAATGGGCAGTGCGCCCGAGCTTTTAAAGCAGGATAATTTGTATAGTACCTATATGCATAATATGCTTAAAATATACAGCACATCTTATGCAGGTTAA
- a CDS encoding TlpA family protein disulfide reductase: protein MKRKTVFFLIIGSVLLLVVILGYCSLRKVSNRELAARRGKPMPVLPFRFLSPLHSLEGKPVVINYFSPDCDHCQYMATQMVKNKNAFKTCEVVMVTGANEGQTRAFITQYKLNELSFITVGIDTASRFFSLFGMADSPSFFVYSRQHYLQRAIAGETRIDSLSCLLN from the coding sequence ATGAAACGTAAAACAGTGTTTTTTTTAATAATAGGATCGGTGTTATTATTAGTAGTAATACTGGGATATTGCAGCCTGCGTAAGGTTTCAAACAGAGAACTGGCCGCCAGGCGTGGTAAGCCTATGCCTGTTTTGCCTTTCAGGTTTTTATCGCCTTTGCATAGCCTTGAAGGTAAACCGGTTGTTATCAATTATTTTTCGCCCGATTGTGATCATTGCCAATACATGGCAACGCAAATGGTTAAAAATAAAAACGCGTTTAAAACCTGCGAAGTGGTTATGGTTACCGGGGCAAACGAAGGCCAGACCAGGGCTTTTATTACACAATATAAATTAAATGAATTATCGTTTATAACGGTTGGCATTGATACGGCATCACGCTTTTTCAGTTTATTTGGTATGGCCGATTCGCCCTCGTTTTTTGTTTATTCCCGTCAACACTACCTGCAACGGGCCATTGCCGGCGAAACCAGGATTGATAGCCTTAGTTGCCTGCTAAATTAA